The genomic stretch AATATGGATTTTGTGATTAAATATATTAACTGAGGAACGTGACAGTGTTTTAGATGACGGAATAGGTTGTTGAAATGATGTAATTACAAAAAGGGGGATGAAATGAAAATCAGAAATAATATAATCGGATGCATGATGCTGATACTGTTTTCAGTATTGCTGATCGCACCGGATGAAGCAGGAGCTATTCCTGCCTTTTCACGAAAATATCAAACTTCATGTGTTACATGCCATGTTGGCTTCCCAAAACTCACACCCTTCGGAGAGGTATTCAGAATAAATGGATTTAGATGGATGAGAAATGATGAGGAAATGACAAAAGAAGAACCCGTAAAATTAGGATCTGATGCTTACAAGCGGGTATTCCCTGATGCCGTTTGGCCGAGCGAAATGCCCGGAACATCTCCTGTTTCTTTCAGAGCGAAAACCGGATTTAAATTCAATCCTAAAGATGAAATAACTTCGACATTCATGTTGCCGACCTTACAGATCATGACGGGTGGAACTTTCGACGAAAACATAAGCTTTTTTGCCGGAGCCCATCTCTTTGAAGAAAACCAAACCGGTTCGATCGATCGTTTCTATATTCGATTTTCGAACCTTTTAATTAAATATATTCCGGAAAATATTCTGAATATAAGGTTTGGACAGTTCATTCCTGATATTGTTCCGTTTGCTTCAAATCACAGGGGAACGACGCTTACTGCTTACGCATTCAATACATTCGGACCCGGTCAGACGTCGTTTGCCGCCGACCATGCTCATGGGGGATCGTTCGGATTAGAAGCGTTTCAAATAGGAACTGAAGCCTCAGGTCTTATAAATCCAAGATTGCGTTACACAGTCGGATTAGTAAACGGTAATGGCTTAGGTCTCCCTGAGGAGGAATCCGTGATAGATGATCATGGCGATGATCACGGTGATGATACGTCTGGTGATGATCATTCCGGCATTGGAGACAATAATTCAGCAAAAGATCTATATGGAAGAGTCGCTTTCAAATTCGGCGGTCTCAATTTCGAGGGTATCGGAAGTGGTTCAGCATCTAAAGGTAATTGGGTTGATAATTCCTTGATGATAGGAATATTTGTTTATAATGGTAATCCCACAATCAACGGTACTGATCTCGGATTACGCCGTACCGGAATCGATTTCAGTTTTGGAATCGGAGACTTTTTCATCTACGGGGGCTTCATAAGCGGTTACGACGAAATGCTGATCAACGGAGAGATAATGAAATCAGAATATTCTCTGACATCCGCAGAGGTCAACTGGGTTATTTACCCATGGTTTTTACCTACCGTCAGGTATGAAATTGCTTCTCCTGAAGATGTAGATTCGTTTTCAAGAATTATTCCAAGTCTTACTTTACTCGTGAGATCTAACATCAAAATTATAGCGGAATCCACTTATAACAGCGGTGACAGTGGATTCAAGGGATTGAATACGCAACTTGAATTTGCATTTTAATAAGAAAAGATAAACGAGGGGGAATAGAAATGAAATCCTTAACTACAATAATAATCTTGACAATCACAGCGGGAGTGGTGCTGCTTGGATGCTCTGAGAGCACGGAGCCCGAAGATCATCAACCACCTGTAGTCACACTTTCAACTGCCCCGGCAACTATAACCGCTGGGAACACCGTTGAAATCGAGATTACGGTTGAAGATCATGATGGAAATCATATGGGCGGGTTGACATTATCCGGAGAAATTCACTTGCCTAATGATGGGGGTGAAGTAAGTCTCGATTTTCATGCTTCAACGGATGATGAAGGTCATTACCATGCTGAGTATACTTTCGCCATCGTGGGAACATATGAACTTCACTGCAGCTTTATGCATGACGGAGAAAACGTAGAGAATCACTTCGATATTGTGGTGCAATAATGATGAACAAATTCTTAATAATATTAGTCATAAATCTTGGGATGGTGGCAACGGTGCTTGCAGGAGAAATAAGCGGTGAGCTCAAGTGCCGGGGAGTTCGCGATTGCAGTGATGTGGTCGTATATATTGATAAGATCAATGAAGATGTTGAAGTTCCCAAAGAACATGTCGTCATGAATCAGAAGAATTTGAAGTTCATTCCTCATGTTCTTCCGATAGTGGTAGGTACCACAGTGGATTACTTGAACAGTGATGATGTACTGCACAATGTATTTTCACCTGACAAGTGCGCAGAAAAATTCAATCTGGGTACATGGAGCAAAGGAGAAACACGGTCCTATACTTATAACGACATAGACTGCGGCGCTGTCATGCTTTGTAACGTTCATCCTGAAATGGAGGCATGGATATTAGTTCTTCAAAACAAGTATTTCTACAAAACCGATAGGGATGGCAAGTACGTGATAAAAGACGTTCCACAGGGAAAATATGAACTTAAGGTATGGCATGAAAAAATAAAGGGAAAATCTCAGGAAGTCGAAATAACATCAGATGAAACAGTGATCGTAAACTTCAAACTAAAAAGATAATTGACTAATACGACACAAACTCACGACGTGAACTCAGAGTGGTTGAAGAGAAATTATCCATGTTTTTCCGCCTGCCCGGTTAATACAGAAGCCGGTCGATATGTTAATCTAATCGCTCAAGGACGGTTCGAAGAGGCGTATGCTGTCGCGAGAAGACCGAACCCGTTCGCCTCTATTTGCGGGAGAATATGTTCAGCTCCATGTGAGGATGTGTGTCGGAGGGGGGAGCTCGATGAGCCTATAAGTATACGGGCGTTAAAACGATTTGTGACTGAACGTTTTGGAGTAGAAAGCCTGATAGATACAAGAAAAATGAAAGAGTCGCTTCTTCCGCAAATAGAACCCAAGAATAAAAAAGTCGCAATTATCGGCTCGGGACCTGCAGGAATGTCCGCTGCGCATGATCTTGTGCTCAATGGATATGACGTAACAGTTTTTGAGGCGGCAGATGTTGCGGGAGGGATGCTGTTACTCGGGATTCCTGAATACAGGCTTCCAAGAGAATTGGTGAGTATGGAGATAAACGCAATACTGAATATGGGAGTTGAATTGCAGCTCCGAAGCGTTCTCGGCAGGGACTTTTCTCTAAAGGATTTAAAAATGAACGGATATGAAGCGGTCTTCATCGCAATTGGCGCGCATAAAAGCAGAGAATTGAATATAGAGGGCGTTCAATTTGACGGAGTACTTCGCGGTGTGGATTTCCTCTTAAACATAAATTTGGGATACAAAGTTGATCTGGGGGACAAGGTCATTGTTATTGGCGGTGGAAATGTTGCCCTTGATGTGGCGAGAACCGCTGCGCGACAAGAGCCTGTTGAGGAAGTCGCGTCAAATATTACTGAAGCGCTTGATGTGGCACGGTCGGCAATCCGATTCGGAGCAAGAGATGTCCATCTTGTCTGCCTGGAGTCACGAGATGAAATGCCCGCAAGTGATATAGAGATAGAAGAGGCTTTGGAAGAAAATATTCACATTCATAGTTCTCGCGGCCCGCAAAGAATTGTCGGAAAGAATGGTGTTGCAACGGGATTGGAAACTCTGGTATGCAGTTCGGTATTTGATGAAACAGGTAAATTCAATCCGCAATTTGAAGCCGGGTCAAATGAAATAATTGAAGCCGACAGCATAATATTAGCTATAGGTCAATCTTCCGAGTTAAAGTTTTTATCTCCAAAGGATGGGATTGAAGTCACTCCGAGAAATACGATAAAAGTTGACCGGGAGACTTTGGAAACAACCAAGCCGGGAGTATTTGCCGGAGGAGATGTCGCATTCGGTCCGAGAATAGCTATAGAAGCGGTAGCCGATGGAAGAAAGGCAGCTGCCTCGATAAACATTTATTTAGGTGGTAAATCGCACGAGGTCGAGAAGTTACAGATAAATGTTTTGGATACTTTCGACTTCACGCAATATGAAGATTTTGAAACCACCCATCGTCAAAAGATACCAGTTCTTGATATAGATAGGAGGATAGGAATAGCCCAAGTCGAACTTGGTTACGACGAAGAAACAGCGATCAGAGAAGCGAAAAGGTGTCTTCGATGTTGGGTGAACACGGAATTCTCAGGGACAGAAAAATACGGTAGTGAATGCATCCTCTGTGGAGGTTGTGTGGACATTTGTCCTGAAAACTGTATAGAGCTTACCAGATTTCACCGATTTGATTTTGACGAAGGGATGAAAGAGATCTTCGAGGAATCATCCGGCAATTTCATATTAGGTGAATCACCGGATAATCCCTTTGAACTCGGTTCTGTTATGATAAAAGACGAGACTATCTGTATCCGTTGCGGATTGTGCGCTAAACGGTGTCCTACTGACTGCATCAGAATGGAATCCTTCGACATTATAAAGGAGTTTAGCATTGTCTGAAAAAGACCCCAAGTTAATAAAAAGAAGAGAGTTTATTTGGAATTTAGGTTTCGGTTCGATTGGAATATCAATCGGCGGAGCTTCAATTCTTTCACTTCAATATTTAAAGCCTAACGTTTTGTTTGAAGCTCCGACAAAATTTAAAGCAGGAAGATCTGAAGAATATCAACCTGGAAGCATAACAGTTAACGTGGAACGGAAAGTATATATCGTTCGGAAAAAAGAAGGAAGTTTTTACGCGCTCTCTTCAGTCTGCACACATCTTGGATGTATCACAAATTATCAGTCAGCAGTGAAGAGAATCGCATGTCCATGTCATGGGAGCCTGTTCGATCTTGAAGGTAATGTCCTAAGCGGACCAGCTCCAAGATCGTTGAAACGGATCCTTATAGAGCAAAACGACAGAGGGGTGTTAGTTGTGGATACCAGCGTTGACGTTAGCGAAGATTATGTTTTAAGGGTATGATCTATGAATAAATTTATAGATAAGATCAGGAGTTCTACTGCATGGAAATCAATTTTCCGCAGCGGCTCGATCAAAAGTA from Candidatus Neomarinimicrobiota bacterium encodes the following:
- a CDS encoding FAD-dependent oxidoreductase, with protein sequence MNSEWLKRNYPCFSACPVNTEAGRYVNLIAQGRFEEAYAVARRPNPFASICGRICSAPCEDVCRRGELDEPISIRALKRFVTERFGVESLIDTRKMKESLLPQIEPKNKKVAIIGSGPAGMSAAHDLVLNGYDVTVFEAADVAGGMLLLGIPEYRLPRELVSMEINAILNMGVELQLRSVLGRDFSLKDLKMNGYEAVFIAIGAHKSRELNIEGVQFDGVLRGVDFLLNINLGYKVDLGDKVIVIGGGNVALDVARTAARQEPVEEVASNITEALDVARSAIRFGARDVHLVCLESRDEMPASDIEIEEALEENIHIHSSRGPQRIVGKNGVATGLETLVCSSVFDETGKFNPQFEAGSNEIIEADSIILAIGQSSELKFLSPKDGIEVTPRNTIKVDRETLETTKPGVFAGGDVAFGPRIAIEAVADGRKAAASINIYLGGKSHEVEKLQINVLDTFDFTQYEDFETTHRQKIPVLDIDRRIGIAQVELGYDEETAIREAKRCLRCWVNTEFSGTEKYGSECILCGGCVDICPENCIELTRFHRFDFDEGMKEIFEESSGNFILGESPDNPFELGSVMIKDETICIRCGLCAKRCPTDCIRMESFDIIKEFSIV
- a CDS encoding Rieske (2Fe-2S) protein yields the protein MSEKDPKLIKRREFIWNLGFGSIGISIGGASILSLQYLKPNVLFEAPTKFKAGRSEEYQPGSITVNVERKVYIVRKKEGSFYALSSVCTHLGCITNYQSAVKRIACPCHGSLFDLEGNVLSGPAPRSLKRILIEQNDRGVLVVDTSVDVSEDYVLRV
- a CDS encoding carboxypeptidase-like regulatory domain-containing protein; amino-acid sequence: MMNKFLIILVINLGMVATVLAGEISGELKCRGVRDCSDVVVYIDKINEDVEVPKEHVVMNQKNLKFIPHVLPIVVGTTVDYLNSDDVLHNVFSPDKCAEKFNLGTWSKGETRSYTYNDIDCGAVMLCNVHPEMEAWILVLQNKYFYKTDRDGKYVIKDVPQGKYELKVWHEKIKGKSQEVEITSDETVIVNFKLKR